A genomic window from Oryctolagus cuniculus chromosome 12, mOryCun1.1, whole genome shotgun sequence includes:
- the ISL2 gene encoding insulin gene enhancer protein ISL-2 gives MVDIIFPYPFLGAMGDPSKKKPGTAMCVGCGSQIHDQFILRVSPDLEWHAACLKCAECSQYLDETCTCFVRDGKTYCKRDYVRLFGIKCAKCQVGFGSSDLVMRARDSVYHIECFRCSVCSRQLLPGDEFSLREHELLCRADHGLLLERAAAGSPRSPGPLPGARGLHLPDPGPGRQPTLRPHVHKQAEKTTRVRTVLNEKQLHTLRTCYAANPRPDALMKEQLVEMTGLSPRVIRVWFQNKRCKDKKKSILMKQLQQQQHSDKTSLQGLTGTPLVAGSPIRHESAVQGSAVEVQTYQPPWKALSEFALQSDLDQPAFQQLVSFSESGSLGNSSGSDVTSLSSQLPDTPNSMVPSPVET, from the exons ATGGTGGATATTATTTTTCCTTATCCCTTTCTGGGTGCTATGGGGGATCCTTCCAAGA AGAAGCCCGGGACGGCCATGTGCGTGGGTTGCGGGAGTCAGATCCACGACCAGTTCATCCTGCGGGTGTCGCCCGACCTGGAGTGGCACGCAGCCTGCCTCAAGTGCGCCGAGTGCAGCCAGTACCTGGATGAGACCTGCACGTGCTTCGTCAGAGACGGGAAGACCTACTGCAAGCGGGACTACGTCAG GCTTTTCGGCATCAAGTGCGCCAAGTGCCAGGTGGGCTTCGGCAGCAGCGACCTGGTGATGCGCGCGCGGGACAGCGTGTACCACATCGAGTGCTTCCGCTGCTCCGTATGCAGCCGCCAGCTGCTGCCGGGAGACGAGTTCTCGCTGCGGGAACACGAGCTGCTCTGCCGCGCCGACCACGGCCTCCTGCTCGAGCGCGCGGCGGCCGGCAGCCCGCGCAGCCCCGGCCCGCTCCCCGGCGCCCGCGGCCTGCATCTGCCAG ACCCCGGGCCCGGCCGGCAGCCCACGCTGCGCCCACACGTGCACAAGCAGGCGGAGAAGACGACCCGCGTGCGCACCGTGCTCAACGAGAAGCAACTGCACACTCTGCGGACCTGCTACGCCGCCAACCCGCGGCCCGACGCGCTCATGAAGGAGCAGCTGGTGGAGATGACCGGCCTGAGCCCGCGGGTCATCCGCGTGTGGTTCCAGAACAAACGCTGCAAAGACAAGAAGAAATCCATCCTCATgaagcagctgcagcagcagcagcacagcgacAAGACG AGCCTCCAGGGACTGACCGGGACGCCCCTTGTGGCGGGCAGCCCCATCCGCCACGAGAGCGCCGTGCAGGGCAGCGCCGTCGAGGTCCAGACGTACCAGCCGCCGTGGAAAGCGCTCAGCGAGTTCGCCCTGCAGAGTGATTTGGACCAACCCGCCTTCCAGCAGTTG GTCTCCTTCTCCGAGTCTGGGTCCCTGGGCAACTCCTCGGGCAGCGACGTGACCTCCCTGTCCTCGCAGCTCCCGGACACCCCCAACAGTATGGTGCCGAGTCCCGTGGAGACGTGA